One window of Biomphalaria glabrata chromosome 6, xgBioGlab47.1, whole genome shotgun sequence genomic DNA carries:
- the LOC129926981 gene encoding uncharacterized protein LOC129926981: MARLNKRLAQLKQARMSRKLDLEIERVTGKSKTLVDLDKSSTSTTSSRSISSSTPSPTRSRSDSSSGHNITAAVEIENVSTEANKSEALASRSKSSKLHLDLNTRSKSKIIDIPKLDVDNLISTTPHTNRTIVEFDQLQALIQPLLCPGCNKSSLKLNSDEKCRKGLSVKLSINCETCRTVVSSNHTSGYSKENKRYSVNNSAVLSSILCGLGSYTFNKLCEHLDIPGMCKKNFLNITKLIYNKGDDIRQALELKTVDLIRRKHAEESGVSINEEDIIDIDVSYDGSWLTRGHTSHIGIGCVVDVLTGYVLDFHIVSTFCLVCQTTGRKIKEKSPSQYSEWFETHKPFCEINYTGSSAMMETHAAEVLWLRSVTKFKLRYTSMLSDGDAKSFKRVTELKPYGDIPIVKEECVNHVGKRMGSALRNLVADCSKKGTSLGGKGHGKLTQNTIKKLTLYYSRAIRKHKNVSDMQKAIMASLYHCLSTDKSPKHQLCPTGSGSWCFYNAAVAKNETPGPHSKLLCTPLNYKLLADHLKPIYKRLSEPALLQRCLLGATQNANESLHSKIWSTCDKKKFSSWNKVTFSVISSIYDFNFGFAASKIMKNILFCKNTFHAHRLGLSRQNQRLSGSAYKKSKVVMRRLQMRKDAKARRELELRDAEGPTYEAGQF; the protein is encoded by the exons atGGCTAGACTCAACAAAAGGCTAGCTCAATTGAAGCAAGCTCGAATGAGTcgcaaattagatctagaaatagaaagagttACTGGTAAATCTAAGACTCTAGTcgatctagataaatctagtaCTTCCACaacaagttctagatctatatcttcatCAACACCTAgccctactagatctagatctgattcATCTTCTGGACATAATATTACGGCAGCAGTTGAAATTGAGAATGTGTCTACCGAAGCCAATAAAAGTGAGGCATtggcatctagatctaagtctagtaaaCTTCATTTAGATCTCAATACCAGgagtaaaagtaaaattattgaCATTCCCAAATTAGATGTTGATAATTTAATATCCACCACTCCACACACTAACAGAACAATAGTTGAATTTGACCAACTTCAGGCCCTTATACAGCCTTTACTTTGTCCTGGCTGCAATAAGtcttcattaaaattaaattctgaTGAAAAATGTCGCAAAGGCCTGTCTGTTAAACTTAGCATTAACTGTGAAACATGCAGGACAGTTGTAAGTAGCAACCATACATCAGgttattctaaagaaaataaaagatattcTGTTAACAATTCTGCAGTTCTATCATCAATCTTATGTGGATTAGGTTCCTACACATTTAACAAACTGTGTGAACATTTAGACATACCtggaatgtgtaaaaaaaactttctaaatATTACTAAACTAATTTACAATAAAGGTGATGATATCCGACAGGCCCTAGAACTTAAAACTGTTGACCTTATTCGTCGAAAGCATGCGGAGGAAAGTGGAGTTTCTATAAACGAAGAAGATATCATTGATATTGATGTCTCATATGATGGCTCGTGGCTAACCAGAGGACACACTTCACATATTGGAATTGGATGTGTTGTTGATGTGTTAACAGGATATGTTTTGGATTTCCACATagtttcaacattttgtttggtCTGTCAAACCACTGGCAGAAAGATTAAAGAAAAATCCCCATCACAGTATTCAGAATGGTTTGAAACACACAAGCCTTTTTGTGAAATCAACTACACAG GTTCATCAGCTATGATGGAAACACATGCCGCAGAGGTATTATGGCTGAGGTCAGTTACAAAATTTAAGCTTCGCTACACATCAATGTTATCTGATGGAGATGCTAAATCTTTCAAAAGAGTAACTGAACTTAAACCTTATGGTGACATTCCCATAGTAAAAGAAGAATGTGTCAACCATGTTGGTAAAAGGATGGGATCTGCACTTCGAAATTTAGTTGCTGATTGTAGCAAAAAAGGTACTTCTCTTGGAGGCAAAGGGCATGGTAAACTAACTCAAAACACTATAAAAAAGTTAACACTTTATTACTCTAGAGCCATTAGAAAGCATAAAAATGTTTCTGATATGCAGAAAGCTATAATGGCATCTCTTTATCATTGCTTGTCAACTGACAAATCACCGAAACATCAATTGTGTCCAACTGGATCTGGCTCGTGGTGCTTCTACAATGCTGCTGTTGCTAAAAATGAGACTCCTGGTCCACATAGCAAGCTTCTCTGCACTCCTCTAAATTATAAGCTACTAGCTGACCACTTAAAACCAATATATAAACGCCTCTCCGAGCCAGCCCTCTTACAACGTTGTTTGCTAGGTGCTACCCAAAACGCCAACGAGTCTTTGCATTCCAAGATTTGGAGTACTtgtgataaaaagaaattttcttcTTGGAACAAGGTAACATTTTCAGTGATATCCTCTATTTATGACTTTAACTTTGGATTTGCTGCttcaaaaataatgaaaaatattctGTTCTGCAAAAACACGTTTCATGCCCATCGTCTTGGTTTGAGTCGACAGAATCAACGATTAAGTGGGTCGgcgtataaaaaaagtaaagtggtCATGAGACGACTCCAGATGAGGAAAGATGCAAAAGCTCGAAGGGAACTTGAGTTAAGAGATGCAGAGGGACCTACTTATGAAGCAGGACAgttttag
- the LOC106060976 gene encoding profilin-4-like isoform X4 encodes MNQLSNLLQDALISTGHVHQCAIIRRNDANVRASSLGFNLYPDQVSLLLDAFKNPPQTRQDGIYFDEAQYKCIRADKNSIYAKCTKKGLVLVKTVTLMIIATYNENMFPSVCVEAVEKLADYFKEKGM; translated from the exons ATGAACCAGCTGTCCAACCTGCTCCAGGACGCCCTTATCTCCACAGGCCATGTCCATCAGTGTGCTATCATCAGGAGGAATGATGCCAACGTCAGAGCAAGCTCACTTGGGTTTAAC CTGTATCCTGACCAAGTCTCTTTATTGCTAGACGCCTTTAAGAACCCGCCCCAGACTAGACAGGATGGCATTTATTTTGACGAGGCTCAGTACAAATGCATCAGAGCAGACAAAAACTCGATCTACGCTAAATGT ACCAAGAAAGGACTTGTGTTAGTGAAGACAGTGACTCTTATGATCATAGCTACCTACAATGAAAACATGTTCCCCAGTGTATGTGTGGAAGCAGTTGAGAAGTTAG CTGACTATTTCAAAGAGAAAGGAATGTGA
- the LOC106060976 gene encoding profilin-4-like isoform X3 encodes MAADAVKMNQLSNLLQDALISTGHVHQCAIIRRNDANVRASSLGFNLYPDQVSLLLDAFKNPPQTRQDGIYFDEAQYKCIRADKNSIYAKCTKKGLVLVKTVTLMIIATYNENMFPSVCVEAVEKLADYFKEKGM; translated from the exons GATGCTGTAAAGATGAACCAGCTGTCCAACCTGCTCCAGGACGCCCTTATCTCCACAGGCCATGTCCATCAGTGTGCTATCATCAGGAGGAATGATGCCAACGTCAGAGCAAGCTCACTTGGGTTTAAC CTGTATCCTGACCAAGTCTCTTTATTGCTAGACGCCTTTAAGAACCCGCCCCAGACTAGACAGGATGGCATTTATTTTGACGAGGCTCAGTACAAATGCATCAGAGCAGACAAAAACTCGATCTACGCTAAATGT ACCAAGAAAGGACTTGTGTTAGTGAAGACAGTGACTCTTATGATCATAGCTACCTACAATGAAAACATGTTCCCCAGTGTATGTGTGGAAGCAGTTGAGAAGTTAG CTGACTATTTCAAAGAGAAAGGAATGTGA